Part of the Xiphophorus couchianus chromosome 8, X_couchianus-1.0, whole genome shotgun sequence genome is shown below.
gtacatagctaaataacctctattttactgtcattcctgcactttatattttatattgtattttattttattctggagtaacctcataacattggaaccacaaacattgtcctgagccgtatgtatacaccctgtgcatgcaaaatgacaataaagtcagtctaagtctaagtctaagtaatgaatcattttaattactaaACATCAACAGGAGCATAACCACAAACATACGATTTGCTTTTGCTGTTAAATACATCAGTCGTGATAAGAGTGTTTTGGGGTGAATTACGGTAAGTGTGTAGAGGTGCGTTTTAGAGATTTACTACAAAAGATTAAgtaaaatgagctaaaataaacttcagtgaatgtttttcttcccttcagGTTTATTTGACACGGTTGCCACTCGGAACATGGCGGAAGTATCGTTTCTGTTAGCGAACAGGGCGTTTACGTGGCCGTAATAACCAGCGTAGAGACGCAGACAGTTTATCAGTGTTGCTGTAGTGAATTCAGCTGGTTTCACAGGGTGACGGAGACTCAGCCTGTCGGTGCTTAGAGTAGAAAAGTTGCTTTAATTATTAACCGAGATATAACTGAGGTATAACTTTAGAGAGATGTACGTCCTTTCTGACAGCGGCATTAACCAGTTAGTAGTTAGCAAATATCGGAAGCTCTTTTAAATTTAAGGTCTTCAACCTTTAAATAAGTGAAACCGGAAACAAGTCAACGCCGAGGCTGAGCCTGTgagtgtaaaatatatttattatatctCTAAATATTAGCTACATGTCGTGTTTGTGATGTTTTCCGGGATTTCTGACATGCTAGCTCTGCTAGCATCGGGTGTTTACCGTAATGATGAAGGTTagcatcctcctcctcctcctgtttgtTACTGTCAGGTTCTGATGGGTCGTTTATCCGTTACTGGGTTTTTatggagaaccagaaccagtagaGAACCACAGCTAACTTAAGGAGTCAGTTAATATGATGTtaaaccaatattttatttaaaaatgagattATAGTAAGAACATAAATAGATAAATTTGCCAAAAACATAATATAGTATCTTAGCAACAGCTGTAATattagcttaaaataaaataacagtttcTTAAGCATCTATTCTCAGTATTTATAGTTCCAACCTGAATTGATTTGTGGGATTTTTGTTGATGGGAAATGATGAGTCCGTCCCACCACTCAGAGCACCAACATGTAATCAGATTACCTGATCCATTACATCCATCCTGTTTACGAGCCGACTTCCTCCAGGAGCTTCTCTTCATTCTGGGCTGAAATCAATCCCAGATTGATCAGATTACATCCATACACggttaataaataaagtcagttCAGGTTAATCTGCTAATTTCAATTCTGaatcagaaatatttggttattttccAAACATCAAATCCCAGAGTACGACGTCAATATCGGTATCGGTccaatattagtcatttttttaatatatcgtattgttttaataagtaaaacaatgtttatttccatcttgttagTATTTCAGGAGcgtgttggtcatgtgacagtgaggCCGCAAAGGATTATGGGATGGCATTAAAAGCTCAGGCAAATGaataatattgataaatatcGGATATCGGTGCGTCTAAACTTCCTCTGGTTCTTAATCTGAATCGGCAGATCGGACCTCAAAGAAACCCAGAAACCGGTTCTGACttgattggtgcatttctaaCCCACAGggtcaaaaatattcatacggGCTTCATACGAGGGAAGTCCTGGTTAAACTGGTTCCTGTTTGGTCGGGTTCCAGCTGTCCGTCGGTCCAGTGGGACCAGCAGCTGCACTGCGGCGGTTCTGGACGGGACGGGCGTCAGGATGCCTCTGTTCTCCAGGAGGAGGAAGCCCAGCGAGGATTCCAAGAAGAGGCTGGAGCATCAGCTGTATTGGGTGAGAACCGGGCCGGTCCGGGTCCGTTTGGACCAGAACAGAGCAGAACCTGCTGGTTTCATGATGGATTAAATCTTACGGTTTCTCACCTGACCTGCAGTCCAACCAGGAAGGAGCCGACGACATCCTGGACGTCTCAGCCTGCGAGCTAACAGAGGTGAGGAATTGCTAGCTACTAGCTGCTAGCTTGATGAGCTAACAGAGGTGAGGAACTGCTAGCTACTAGCTGCTAGCTTGATGAGCTAACAGAAGTGAGGGCCGCTAGCTACTAGCTTGATGAGCTTGCAGAAGTGAGGAGCCGATAGCTGTGAGCTTGATAAGTTAGCAGAGTTGAGGAGCCGTTAGCTTGATGAGCTAACAGAGATGAGGAACTGCTAGCTACTAGCTGCTAGCTTGATGAGCTAACAGAGGTGAGGAACTACTAGCTGCTAGCTTGATGAGCTAACAGAGGTGAGGAACTGCTAGCTACAAGCTGCTAGCTTGATGAGCTAACAGAGGTGAGGAACTGCTAGCTACTAGCTGCTAGCTTGATGAGCTAGCAGAAGTGAGGAGCCGCTAGCTACTAGCCGATACCTGTTAGCTTTATGAGCTAGCGAAGGTGAGCAGTCGCTAGCTACTAGCTTGATGAGCTAACAGAGGTGAGGAACTGCTAGCTACAAGCTGCTAGCTTGATGAGCTAACAGAGGTGAGGAACTGCTAGCTACTAGCTGCTAGCTTGATGAGCTAGCAGAAGTGAGGAGCCGCTAGCTACTAGCCGATACCTGTTAGCTTTATGAGCTAGCGAAGGTGAGCAGTCGCTAGCTACTAGCTTGATGACCTAGCAGAAGTGAGGAGCCGATAGCTGTGAGCTTGATAAGTTAGCAGAGTTGAGGAGCTGTTAGCTTGATGAGCTAACAGCTCGTCACATCTACTGCTACAAACTGGAAGTTGTGgttttgattccagcttcctcctctctgtagttCTGCTGGTCTCTGAAGCTCTTGGTTCAGTTCtgggtgacctttgaccctgacaGTTGGTCCAGTCAGTCAGCTGACCCTGTGGCTGAGGATGAGTCCAGAAACTGGGAAGTGAAACCGAAATCCCAGTTAGCTGCTGGTAAATCAACCCAACAAACCAGTTTGGTTCTGTTTCGCCTCACGGACCGATCCAACGGATCGCTGCGGTCCAGAACCGCACGACTCTGATGGGAAGTTTGATGAAATTTAGAATATTAGAAACATAAttcaagagaaaaaacaaatagaaaattaataaaGATGCTGCAGAAACACCGCTAGCTTAGCTCAGCTAACCGTAAAGCACTGATCATAAACATTAGCAATGCTAAAGCTAAacgctacaccaacatggtatttagcagaagctaacgctaataAGCATTATTTTCTGCACCTCATCACAGCTGGAGGCCATGAGGAGAGAAAACGACGTGGAAACGTCTCAACAGTCGATAATCAAAACGTTGAACTTTATTCCACACAAAACAACCTtcatttaggggaagctaagttaagctaagtaaatgttttcatagttagcaaaaatgctagAGCGCTAACTGAAACATTAGCTCTGCTGTTAGCGGATTAGCAGAAGTGTTCCTTAAACCGGTCCTGCCTCCCGGTCCAGAACCTCAGAgatggttctgatggaggtcagacattttgtttttcctgcttcaTACTGCCAGAcgggttctgtttggttctgttagGTTCTGTTGGTCCGAATCAGCAGAATGTGCTCCACCTGTGTCTCttcaatgtttctgtttttctttctgcagctgCCGACCAAAGTCTTCTCCATCTGCAAGGTCCAGCAGAAGAAGGTAAGAAaacagaggttctggttccggttccagttctagttctggttccggttctggctctggttctgagGTTCTGGTCATTTTCCTTCCTCAGGTGCTGATCCTGCACACCAATGAGCTGAAGTTTCTGCTGCCTAAAGGATGTGACATCTGTTGCTTAGCAACCTTAAAGGTATCAGCTCGTATttgacctgctgctgctctgattattgattattgatcagttttCGGCTCTGCAGGTTTTGGATCTGCATGAGAACAAGCTGAGTGTTCTGCCAGAAGAGATCGGGACCCTGACCAAACTGCAGGTACCTTCATCCTCCTCTTAgtccttttcttcctcctcctcttcctcatgtCTCCTTCCTCCCTGTAGATCCTGAATGTGGAGAAGAACCGTCTGAAGGTTCTGCCAGAGTCCGTCTgcaggctgcagctgctgcagacgcTCAACTTGAAGGGTGAGGCGTTTATCTCAGAGACTCAGAAACCCTGACGGTCATTGAACGCATCGCCATGTCTGACAGGAAACTGCCTGATGGAGCTGCCGGCGGCCATCGGCTCCCTGAGCAGCCTGCGAACCCTGGACATCAGCGACAACAACGTCCTGCAGCTGCCCAAACATCTGGCCCACATCCGCACCTTAGAGGtgaggcagcagctgctgcagcactgCAGCGCGCCGAGGCAGCTCTAattaaatatgtgtgtgtgtgtgtgtgcgcgcgcgcagAGCTTCACTCTGGATGCTGCTAGCATGACCTACCCTCCTGCCTCCATCTGCTCAGAGGGAACGGAGAGCATCCAACGCTTCCTCTGTGACGGTAGGATCAGACTCAGAGTGGCTAACGGCTACTGCTACATGTTAAAAGCTACATGCTAATGCTACATGCTAAATGGAGATCTAGAAACTCAAATGCAGACATCACCCTACTGCTGTGGAGCTgaacatgaatgttttgttgtttttctcagagCTGGGTGAGGAGTACTGCGCTCCGTCTCAGTACCTGCTGCCGGTTCTGGAGAGCGAATGCAGTAAACCCGGTTCTGACTGTCTGGACGGGCTGGAGGAGGCCTGGCAGGTCGGTGTCACAGCCTGACCCCGGCTCAGGTTCCTCTGCGCCGCTAACCGCCGTCTGTTTCTGTTGCAGAGCAAATTCAGCGACTATGAGAGGAGGAAGGTTGgtgatgtcatcaccctcagcgcGGCGCCGGCCGGCGGCTCCAGGCTAACGTCTCTGAGTTCTGTTTCCTTCAGGAGCTAAAGCTGCAGGAGAAGCTGGCGTTTGAGCGCCACCTGGAGGAGAAACACAGGGAGCACACACAGCTTCTCCTCATGAACAATTCCCACAAGGAGAACATCCTGAACTCGGTCCGACAGGTAGGAGAGAAccactggttctggttctggttctgatggtctGAGAAACCAGTTGGAGAGAAATCCAGACtcttttaagttaattaattaGAAATCTGTTAACCATAAACTTCTTCGTTTATTCAAGATgctttgtggaaaaatgtttaaagttctTCAGAGTCCAAACGGATTCGGCTTCAATATGAAAATTCATTGATtacaatataattaaaaaacattatttcagtatttcatcacagaaagaaaacaaaacgtttCTCAGAAAGTTCAATATAACAAAATCtatcaaaaagattttttaactacagaaaaataatattattatcattatataaataacagattttatgtttatctACAGagataaaagcagcaaaaggtCAGATTAGCAGAAAGttttgtggaaggaaaatgtttcttgtAGGAAAATGGAAGAAGCAGATCAACAGATCATATTCATAAAGTTTGAATCGTTTGGATTAGCTggtctgaaccagaaccagaaacccAAACACTGATAGGCTTGGTTCTGAATTACTGTCCTTCCATCGATCCCGATCCAATTCCTGATCCGGTTCCTGTTCCTGATCCGGTTCCTGATCCCGATCAGGACCAGCAGCGCGTGGAGCTCGggttcagccagcagcagaGAGCTCAGGAGGCCGAGAGGCAGCAGGTTCTGGAGCGGGTCCGACAGGCCGAGGACAACATCAGCGGCCGCATCAGCAGCCTGCTGATGGACAACAGCAGGTAGGAGGCGctagcagctaacgctaacacTAGCAGCTAACTGCTatacgatgatgatgatgtggatGTTTCTCCAGGCAGAAGAAGAGCGCGGAGTTCCTCCAGGCCATGGAGGAGGACCGGTGAGTTCTGATCCGTTACGGTTCTGCTGGTGAAACCGATCCCATTATTTCCACTTAGctgaaaaaccaaagaaaacatggaggatAAACTTCAGTTTACTGTCTCTGCTCACTGAActtctgaaaaactgaaatctatAAACCGTCTGGATGTTTGTCTGATCAGGATCCGCATGGAGCAGCTGACGGCCGTCACCCAGGAGGAGGCCGGTTCCCTGAGGAGGAGGGAGGTGGCAGGTACTGGCTGCTGCTTTATGTAGACAGAAGATTATGGTTTTGGTGATGTAAACACCAAAACCAGGTGTTTACAtcacctggttctggttctggttctggtttcctCTGAGTCCGGTTGTGTTTGCAGCTGCCATGCAGAAGATGCTGTCAGACGGCTACACCATGAGTCTCCTGCAGTCGGCCAGCGACAGCCGCAGGCAGAGCCTGGTGTCTGAGGCGCACCGCAGGTTTGACCCCGCTACCAACACACACACGTCCTTGAACGCACCGCCGTGTCCTTAAACTCACTTTCATTTCCTTGAACGCACCGCCGTGTCCCTGAACGCACCGTCGAGTCCCTGAATGCACCGCCCTGTCCCTGAACGCACCCTCGTGTACCTGAACGCACCGACGTGTCTTTGAACGCACCGCCGTGTCCTTGAATGCACCGCCGTGTCTTTGAAAGCACCACCGTGTCCCTGAACGCACCGTCGAGTCCCTGAACGCACCGCCGTGTCCCTGAACGCACCGTCGAGTCCCTGAACTCACCGCCGTGTCCTTGAACGCACCGACGTGTCTTTGAACGCACCACCGAGTCCCTGAACGCACCGCCGTGTCCCTGAACGCACCGCCGTGTCTTTGAACGCACCGCCGTGTCTTTGAACGCACCACCGAGTCCCTGAACGCACCGCCGTGTCCCTGAACGCACCGCAGTGTCTTTGAACGCACCGCCGTGTCTTTGAACGCACCACCGAGTCCCTGAACGCACCGCCGTGTCCCTGAATGCACCGCCGTGTCCCTGAACGCACCGCCGTGTCCCTGAACGCACCGCCGTGTCTTTGAACGCACCGCCTGCTGCTCTGCTAACCCCATCTTCCTCTGCCAGCCTGGAGTCTCTGGACAGGAAGTTCGACAGGATGTTGTCGCTCCAGGTTCTGGACAAGTCCAAGGCCATCGCTCAGATCCTGCAGGAGGTAAGAGGTCGCGCCGCGGTGTCGGTCCCGGCCAGAAGGGGGCGCTTCACAGTGTCTGTGCTCCTCAGGAGGAGATGCAGAAAGCTGCGTTCCAggcgctgcagctgcagaaggACGCCGTCCACGTCTACATCCGCAGCCAGGtgagccgccgccgccgctctCAGGCGACCTTTGACCTTCGGCCGAACATCTCCGCAGCTCCTCCGGCTGCTCATCCCATCGCCCGTCCGGCCGGTTTAAGCTGCATGTGGCTCTCATTCCTCAGATCAAACTCATTGAGGCCGAACTCATGCAGCTCACTAAGCTGGAGGTGAAGAGACGCAGCCTGGACGCCGAGAGCCTGCAGGTGGGTGGAGCCACTTCCTGTGTGGCTTCCTGTTGGTTCACTTCCTCATgccgtccgtctgtctgtccatcctCATCCTCACTCGGCATCAACGCTTTTTATTTAGAGCTTCGATTTCATGTGTTTCTGGTACAAACattataaacattaatttttcagattctttgtttattcagtaatttagcagcaaagggaaaaagtttaattatttcttagaataatttcctttgttttgtttgtaacaAAATGTACATAGTTCATCTTATAGCCTTTTGGATAATTCTGGTGttattacaaaatgttaattaatattCACCGTCaccaaataaatcattaaagaaaataaaaagtttagttGTAAATGctgattattttcagttttattttctcttttatatgATTGTTGCAtcgttattgttttattttgtttgttacaGTTTAGTCTGTAAATCACTTTGTTCAGCAGGACCAGGATTAAAATGCATTTCCCATGATGCTCTGTGTTTCAGGAGGTCCTGGTGGAGCAGCGCACGGCGCTCAGcgacctgctgcagcagctgctgaagcAGAGGGACCAGCGGGAGCAGGAGCTGCGGCAGGTTCTGGTGAGGAGGCGCAGCGTTGGCTACTAGCGCAGCATTAGCTACTAGCGCAGCGTTGGCTACTAGCGGTGTCTGCTAACGTCAGAGCTTTAGCCGTCACagtattctgtgttttccaggtgGAGATAGAGAAGAAGTCGGACTCCAGCCAGCAGAACTACTGGATGATCCAGTACCAGCGGCTGCTGGACGCCAAGCCGCTGGCACTCCGGATGCAGGTCTAGTCAAAGCCCGCTGAGCGGTGAGGTTTGATGGGGTGAATGAATGACCTAACGCGGGTTTGGGTGCAGGAAGCCGGTCTGGAGACGGAGCTGGTGAACCTGCTCTGCAGACTGTCGTCTCAGCACTACCTGCCTGTCCTGGCCCACCACCACGTCACCATGGAAACGCTGCGCCACATGACGGCGTCGGACCTCAAGAAGGTCAGGCTGGACCCGAGGTCACAGGCGCCATGTCTgaagttacactgtaaaaactgaagagcctgtaggaagaaaaaaacagttcaggttccattaattattataaagatcagcttcaaactaaatatttagtgataTGTTAGTTAACTGTTTGATAAATTAACAACTTAGCTTGgagctaaatatgtagtttgctAAGTTAATATTTAGCTCGCTAGTTAAATATCTGGGtaggaactaaatatttattattatttatattgcaaactaaatatttagttagcaaattTAAGTTGGAAGCTAATTTTTTATgaagtttaatatttagtttaaaactaaCATTGATAAATGAATCAtgtgtttgtgaaaatgaaCCTGTTTTatctaaaaactttaattatttttgttagtttttgttttgatgacgTTTCTAGCTAACTAGCGCCGGCTAAGCTAGCAGCAATAGAATGAGCCACCGCTAGCTTAGCGGGTTCAAGTGTATCGTCCAATCAGCAGCTGGTTCTTGTTTTGCAGCTGGGCGTCCAGGAAGCCGGGATCCAGAAAGCTCTGCTGAGCTGGGCCCGGGACCGCCTGCCTGCAGGTACTTGAGAAACACCTGGGTTAAGCCCCGCCCACCCGGCCCTCAGGGTCACTGAccttctgctgcttctgcagGAACCAGCAAAGCAGAAACCCCGACAGGTCTGACCCCGCCCCCGTCTCCTGTGCTGCCCAGCACCGCCACCGCGCCGACCCCGAGCCCGCCGCGGTCGCCGCGGACCCCAGGGACCCCAGGGACCCCCGTCACGCCCTCCGCCCCCACACCGGTGGAGGGGCCGGGCAGCTCAGAGTGCGTGGTCTGCATGGAGACCGGGGTGAGACACCACCTGGGTTCTGCTGGGTTCTGCTGGCTGTGTCCTCAGTCCCcttcagttttgtatttttaatgttttactaaCCTGACTCTTCCTgaccagctggttctggtcgggttctggACGGGTCCAGTCCTCGGGTCTCACCGGGTTTTCCTGTGTTCCAGGCTCAGGTCGTCTTCCTGCCCTGCGGTCACGTCTGCTGCTGCCAGGTCTGCAGCGATGCCCTGCAGAACTGCCCTCTGTGCCGCAGCAACATCTCCCAGCGCATACGGCTCTACCAGAACTAGAACCGGACCGGAACCGGGCCAGAACCGGACCGCTCCCTGTGTATTTATGCATGATCCTCAAGCTGCTGAGGAAACGAGTAAAAACTCTCAGCTGGTTTTAAAGATCCACCAACAGAACCGTGAGACGAGTTTCTGTGGACTCTCTCTGtgggtcagaaccgggccggTTGTGTTGGTGCCTCTCATCATGTGAAGCGTTCTGCTGTTTTAGAAAAAGTAGCAGCAGATAGTCGATGTTTCCACGCAGCAGCGGCTGGTTTAGTTTTACACTTTGAGGAATTCCtccatgtttattattattgttactttatgagttttaaaagaattaaaaagttttaattaactCCCATCAGCAGCCTGGTTCGGAAtattaaagcactttaaactgaTCTGTTCCCTCAATCccactttattcatttttaataaaaaatagaaaagacttagaaaatatttaaagttttcagaAGGCGatgaaaacatgcagtaaatatatatttttgtttgttattttagcttctttgttttgttctcatgCGGTTAATAAGATACAAACTGTTTAATCAGGCTTTTCTGTTCAGAACAGGTGAAGTTCTTTAAATTAGCCGACATTTAATAAATTGGTCATCATTTAAAGATGATTTTCTGACGCTGTTTCTCTAAAGTGCTCTTATCTCTTCAGACAATATCAGGCTGAATGTTTAGGATATTTACAccacatttaaatgtgacatttaaagctgtaagacaataaaatcaaacctGTAATCATCCTGTGGCTGGAAGCTTTCTGTTGCGTTCAGGAGCCGTTTTTAGGTCTGGATTGTTCAGCGTTAAGAGACCGGAGCGAACAGAATGGACCAACATTCAGAACCAGTTTAAATGTTACTGGGAGTTCTGGGCTCAGTCTTCAAACACCGACCAGACTTTGAAAACCTGCTTTCCTATTAATATGTAATATTGTTGTGTATTTATAAACCGCTGCGTTTGTCTCCAGCATGTCGCCGCTTATACTGCCATCTACTGGTCAGCCTGTGTAGGCTCACGaaaactaaactataaaaatacagataaattcAACATGAGATTTTGGTTCTGATGAACCACAACTTAAATGTGACTTtagaaaataacctttaagtaCTAAAATACATTAGGACcaaatttctgtattaaaatatttttattgatctgataATATTCGGAtcttaaatgttatattttctttagctggaagcagaaaatcatcataattaacagcaTTAAAGGCTTTAAATCACCATTCTGGGCGGAATTAATccatataatgtgtttcactcaGAGATGAGTTACTGGATTAAGTCAAATTTTCtactacagaaaaataaatatataatctCCCACTCTCTGTCTGGTTTTTGAATGCAGCGCGCCACCGGCTTGCCGTAAAGTGTTtcgttttttctgctttctggtTAGCTTCAACTAACTTTAAGGTCGTTTAAAGTTGTTCCCGAGAAAGACAGCACaggtaaatattttatctgcGTAGTTTCTTTCGTTGTGTGAGTTTAACATGAGTGGAAATTTAGCCCGAGTGGAAATATTTGGTCCTTTTCTCTGTTATCGGTCAGTTAGCAGCAGCTAGCAGCACTGATGAATGTCAGACAAAACCTGCTCAATTTCCTGCTTTTAAACACT
Proteins encoded:
- the lrsam1 gene encoding E3 ubiquitin-protein ligase LRSAM1, encoding MPLFSRRRKPSEDSKKRLEHQLYWSNQEGADDILDVSACELTELPTKVFSICKVQQKKVLILHTNELKFLLPKGCDICCLATLKVLDLHENKLSVLPEEIGTLTKLQILNVEKNRLKVLPESVCRLQLLQTLNLKGNCLMELPAAIGSLSSLRTLDISDNNVLQLPKHLAHIRTLESFTLDAASMTYPPASICSEGTESIQRFLCDELGEEYCAPSQYLLPVLESECSKPGSDCLDGLEEAWQSKFSDYERRKELKLQEKLAFERHLEEKHREHTQLLLMNNSHKENILNSVRQDQQRVELGFSQQQRAQEAERQQVLERVRQAEDNISGRISSLLMDNSRQKKSAEFLQAMEEDRIRMEQLTAVTQEEAGSLRRREVAAAMQKMLSDGYTMSLLQSASDSRRQSLVSEAHRSLESLDRKFDRMLSLQVLDKSKAIAQILQEEEMQKAAFQALQLQKDAVHVYIRSQIKLIEAELMQLTKLEVKRRSLDAESLQEVLVEQRTALSDLLQQLLKQRDQREQELRQVLVEIEKKSDSSQQNYWMIQYQRLLDAKPLALRMQEAGLETELVNLLCRLSSQHYLPVLAHHHVTMETLRHMTASDLKKLGVQEAGIQKALLSWARDRLPAGTSKAETPTGLTPPPSPVLPSTATAPTPSPPRSPRTPGTPGTPVTPSAPTPVEGPGSSECVVCMETGAQVVFLPCGHVCCCQVCSDALQNCPLCRSNISQRIRLYQN